One part of the Treponema peruense genome encodes these proteins:
- a CDS encoding formylglycine-generating enzyme family protein, whose product MKKSIFAGLAMVAVNAVFVAVAFGQKNTVGIPSVVQDFFNEVDFVDFGTFGTDASEQKNGFVSYEIGSGSQTYTAKRYVFPFRLNRYETTYRLWYEVRIWAQQNGYNFANPGQEGSDGARGKAPSQAGCYEPVTMVSWYDVIVWCNAFSEKSGLSPCYTYEGSVLKDSADSAACDLAVCDWEADGYRLPSEAEWEYAARKTVSGLQSGSLASGQVDYSGKDDASIPAGEVAWYYENASETRRVGTAGTPFKASAPPSPASGNPNGAGIFDMSGNVLEWCWDWQEDYSECPEKKRYNGPEYGAERVMRGGSWNMYTLFIAAGDRYSFDPNECYSYFGFRFCTSK is encoded by the coding sequence ATGAAAAAAAGTATATTTGCAGGCCTTGCGATGGTTGCAGTAAATGCAGTTTTTGTTGCCGTGGCGTTTGGCCAGAAAAATACGGTTGGCATTCCTTCTGTGGTACAGGATTTCTTTAACGAAGTTGATTTTGTAGACTTTGGAACTTTCGGAACAGATGCTTCAGAACAGAAAAACGGCTTTGTTTCTTACGAGATCGGTTCGGGGTCGCAAACATATACGGCAAAAAGATATGTCTTTCCGTTCAGACTTAATCGTTATGAAACAACTTACCGTCTCTGGTATGAAGTAAGAATATGGGCCCAGCAGAACGGCTACAACTTTGCAAATCCCGGTCAGGAAGGTTCAGACGGAGCCCGCGGAAAAGCCCCTTCACAGGCAGGATGTTATGAACCTGTCACGATGGTTAGCTGGTACGATGTTATTGTCTGGTGCAATGCCTTCAGCGAAAAAAGCGGACTTTCACCGTGCTATACTTATGAAGGTTCTGTTCTTAAAGATTCCGCGGACAGTGCGGCGTGTGATCTTGCAGTTTGTGACTGGGAGGCAGACGGTTACAGACTTCCTTCAGAGGCTGAATGGGAATACGCTGCAAGAAAGACAGTGTCAGGTTTACAGAGCGGAAGCCTTGCCAGCGGACAGGTTGATTATTCCGGTAAAGACGATGCTTCAATTCCTGCAGGTGAAGTTGCCTGGTACTACGAAAACGCTTCTGAAACACGCCGTGTAGGAACAGCTGGTACTCCTTTCAAGGCAAGCGCGCCTCCTTCACCGGCAAGTGGCAACCCAAACGGAGCAGGCATTTTTGACATGAGCGGAAATGTTCTTGAATGGTGCTGGGACTGGCAGGAAGATTACAGTGAATGTCCCGAGAAAAAGCGTTACAACGGTCCCGAATACGGTGCAGAACGTGTAATGCGCGGCGGCAGCTGGAACATGTATACTTTGTTTATTGCCGCCGGCGACAGATATTCTTTTGACCCCAACGAATGTTACAGTTACTTTGGGTTCAGATTCTGCACTTCAAAATAG
- a CDS encoding metallophosphoesterase: MKFLVISDLHGNLEVLDKMDDLFKKADAVLFAGDFAKFEHEETGLPALEKLCAKHEQIFSVLGNCDNPDFISETEKRDVSVQGGLVMSAGLAFAGSGGGSKFTGTTPNERSDEDLVSDFSIITNQGDQEWNNLIAIMHNPPKDTKCDTIPGGIHVGSQLLREFIEKYKPLAVITGHIHESAGIDIIGSTTVINPGALTEGKYAWLEAEKSGDNWCVKSATLESL, translated from the coding sequence ATGAAATTTTTAGTAATATCTGACTTACACGGAAACCTCGAAGTTCTTGACAAAATGGACGATTTGTTCAAAAAAGCAGACGCAGTTTTATTTGCCGGTGACTTTGCAAAATTTGAACACGAAGAAACAGGACTTCCTGCACTCGAAAAATTGTGTGCAAAGCATGAACAGATTTTTTCTGTACTTGGAAACTGCGACAATCCGGACTTTATTTCTGAAACAGAAAAACGCGATGTTTCGGTTCAGGGCGGTCTTGTAATGAGCGCAGGACTTGCATTTGCAGGAAGCGGCGGCGGAAGCAAATTTACGGGAACTACACCGAATGAAAGAAGCGACGAAGATCTTGTTTCTGACTTTTCAATAATTACAAACCAGGGCGATCAGGAATGGAACAATCTCATTGCAATAATGCACAATCCGCCGAAAGATACAAAGTGTGACACTATTCCCGGCGGAATTCATGTAGGAAGCCAGCTGCTCAGGGAATTTATAGAAAAGTACAAACCGCTTGCTGTCATTACCGGCCACATTCATGAAAGCGCAGGAATTGATATAATCGGCAGCACTACGGTAATTAATCCCGGCGCCCTTACTGAAGGAAAATATGCATGGCTCGAAGCAGAAAAATCAGGCGACAACTGGTGTGTAAAGTCTGCCACCCTTGAGTCACTGTAA
- the hisC gene encoding histidinol-phosphate transaminase — MFAKRLENLHPYVPGEQPKDRDYIKLNANENPFPPHESVAAAIKTAVTEKIEKLGLYPDPDSTELRKAIADMLNETGGVLNTAKVSGNKCSPSEENKIPFSVTPDMIFCGNGSDEVLSFVFYTFFDSDRPLVLPEFTYSFYPVYCGYYNIPMNPIKLRKDWTLDTEKMLSEANKTDSCTIFANPNAPTGIEIKREDVAAMIRRAPKDRIFIVDEAYADFGKESCIPLLKEFDNLVIVRTFSKSLSFAGMRLGYVVSSPALIKSIFTVKNSFNHFPVDFLAQTAGTASCKAAAYYAKNAAAIVQERDKFSAFLRKNGWFVIDSRTNFVFAKKDGHSGEEIYETVKKAGILIRHFATKGIEDFVRITIGTPEQMKKLSEVLGTL, encoded by the coding sequence AAACTCAACGCAAATGAAAATCCATTCCCGCCGCATGAAAGTGTCGCCGCTGCAATAAAAACTGCAGTCACAGAAAAAATAGAAAAGCTGGGACTTTATCCCGACCCCGATTCCACCGAACTCAGAAAAGCAATTGCAGACATGCTTAACGAAACAGGCGGCGTTCTTAATACAGCAAAAGTTTCGGGAAACAAATGCAGCCCTTCCGAAGAAAATAAAATTCCATTCAGCGTAACGCCTGACATGATTTTCTGCGGTAACGGTAGCGATGAAGTTTTGAGTTTTGTTTTCTACACATTCTTTGACTCGGACCGCCCGCTTGTTCTGCCTGAATTCACATACAGTTTTTATCCCGTTTACTGCGGTTACTACAATATTCCGATGAATCCCATAAAACTCCGCAAAGACTGGACACTGGACACAGAAAAAATGCTTTCTGAAGCAAACAAAACAGACAGCTGTACAATTTTTGCAAATCCCAACGCCCCGACCGGAATAGAAATAAAACGCGAAGATGTTGCCGCAATGATACGACGTGCTCCCAAAGACAGAATTTTTATTGTAGACGAAGCATACGCAGACTTTGGAAAAGAAAGTTGCATTCCGCTTTTGAAAGAATTCGACAATCTTGTAATTGTGCGCACGTTCAGCAAAAGCCTTTCGTTTGCCGGAATGAGACTCGGTTATGTTGTCTCAAGTCCCGCTCTTATAAAATCAATTTTTACAGTAAAGAATTCGTTCAACCATTTTCCTGTAGATTTTCTTGCACAGACAGCCGGAACAGCCTCCTGCAAGGCAGCAGCATATTATGCAAAAAACGCAGCGGCCATCGTTCAGGAACGCGACAAATTTTCGGCATTTCTAAGAAAAAACGGATGGTTTGTAATTGACAGCCGCACAAATTTCGTGTTTGCAAAAAAAGACGGCCACTCCGGTGAAGAAATTTATGAAACTGTAAAAAAAGCGGGAATTCTGATACGCCATTTTGCCACAAAGGGAATTGAAGACTTTGTAAGAATTACAATCGGCACACCCGAACAGATGAAAAAACTTTCAGAAGTTCTGGGAACGCTTTAA